Genomic DNA from Flavobacteriales bacterium:
CTTTGGTAGATCTTCATCACCTCGGCTTCTCGACCTGATAGAGCAGCTAGGTCCTTTTCAAGGCGCAGGTATTCCATCGCCCATTCCAGTTCATCATAGCTAGCGCCTATCTGGTCTTCATCGGTACGGTCATCGCCCCAAAGACCATCGGTAGGAGCCGCTTCGAGTATTTCTTGGTTCACCCCAAGTTCTTCAGCCAGAGTATATACCTCGGATTTATATAGGTCAGCGATAGGTGAGAGGTCTACCCCTCCATCTCCATATTTGGTATAGAAACCTACTCCGAAATCCTCGACTTTATTTCCTGTTCCAGCTACAAGTAGTTTGTGATACGCTGCGAAATAGTAGAGGGAAGTCATCCGCAGGCGTGCACGGGTATTGGCAAGCGCCATGTGTCGATCTTCTTCCTTTTCTACAGAAGGAAAGGCATCCACCAGACTATCGAATACGGGAGTGAGTTCTACTTGGGTCATCCGCACTGCAGGAAACT
This window encodes:
- the nadE gene encoding NAD(+) synthase, producing MRPLKQQETIDHIVNWLKEYCTSAGMKGFVVGVSGGIDSALTSTLCARTGLEVLCLEMPIHQAASQVSRALNHIDWLQDQFPAVRMTQVELTPVFDSLVDAFPSVEKEEDRHMALANTRARLRMTSLYYFAAYHKLLVAGTGNKVEDFGVGFYTKYGDGGVDLSPIADLYKSEVYTLAEELGVNQEILEAAPTDGLWGDDRTDEDQIGASYDELEWAMEYLRLEKDLAALSGREAEVMKIYQRLHRANLHKMVPIPVCEIPEELRVMSDHHSAS